A genomic region of Rhipicephalus sanguineus isolate Rsan-2018 chromosome 1, BIME_Rsan_1.4, whole genome shotgun sequence contains the following coding sequences:
- the LOC125757747 gene encoding uncharacterized protein LOC125757747: MGCRHVQTAPYNPSANGLAERFVQTLKNALKKDAARQPMKVKLNKFLLAYRNTPHATTHEAPANLLGQPKWMPAVVTAQSGPVSFMVRASTPSGCFEWRRHKNQLLQGTAGLAENAAQDDGFSVWPQSDTEPEPAPSLPAASVSPSPTTSVTDTSRGDQDRRYPLRNRRPPDRF; encoded by the exons ATGGGTTGCCGACACGTGCAAACAGCCCCCTACAATCCCAGTGCCAATGGACTCGCGGAGCGTTTCGTCCAAACCCTGAAGAACGCGCTAAAGAAGGATGCCGCACGACAACCAATGAAGGTAAAGCTCAACAAGTTCCTGCTCGCTTATCGCAACACGCCCCATGCTACAACGCACGAGGCACCAGCTAACTTGTT GGGACAGCCCAAATGGATGCCTGCTGTGGTGACTGCTCAAAGTGGACCAGTGTCTTTCATGGTACGAGCATCGACACCTTCGGGATGCTTCGAGTGGCGGCGCCACAAGAACCAGCTACTTCAAGGCACGGCAGGGCTTGCCGAAAACGCCGCGCAAGACGACGGTTTCTCCGTGTGGCCACAGAGCGACACCGAGCCGGAGCCAGCACCTTCATTGCCTGCAGCTAGTGTTTCTCCTTCACCAACGACGTCGGTGACGGACACTTCTCGAGGCGACCAGGATCGACGCTACCCATTAAGGAATCGCCGACCACCGGATCGTTTCTGA